The sequence CGTACGCAGACGGCGTCCGGTGTCCAGGTCCCACAGCATCAGCGTGTCGAAGGTGCTCGTCACGGCCTGCCGGCCGTCGGCCGACACGCACAGCACCCCCGGCATGGTTCTGTGCCCGGTCAGCGCGTGCAGCCGCCTGCCCGAGGGCACGTCCCGGACGAGGGCGGCGAAGTCTCTGCGCTCCTCGGGTACGGAGACGGCGTCCTTCTCCCAGAGGGTGGTGATCACCCGGTTCCCGTCCGGGGTCACCGCCACTCCCCCGCCGTCCAGATGTCCGGGAAGGGTCGCCCGCAACCCGCCGCCGCGCGTGTCCCACACCCGGACCGTGCCGTGCCGGTCGACGGCCACGGCGGTGCGCCCGTCCGGGGTGAGGCGGACGGAGTGCCGCTCCGGCTCCCGCGGCACCCGTGGGGGCCGCGCCGTGTCCAGGGGCCTCGGTTCACCCTGGTGCAGCGGGTTCCCGGTGACCGGGCGGGCCAGGAAGCCCCTGGACAGGTTCCAGTAGCGGACCACCCCGTCGGCCCCCTGCGACAGGGCGTGCCGGCCGTCCGGGGTGAGATCGACGGCCTCCACCTCACGGTGGTGCCCCCTGAGCGTCTTCACGCACCGTCCGTTCCGTACGTCCCAGAGCCGCAGCGCACCGTCCGGGCAGCCGGTGAGGGCGAGCCGGGCGTCGTTGGCGAGTGCCGTGGGCAGTGACTCCTGCCTCCACTTCTTCGGGGGCAGGCCCGCCAGGGTGTCCCGCAGGCGGACCGGCACAGGCAGGTGCCGGACCTCGGCCGGCCCGGCGTGCGCGACGGCCCCGGACCGGGCGGCGTCGAGCGCGGACGCGGCCTCCCGGTCGTCCGGCCGCTCCCGGACCAGCTCCTCCAGCAGCGCGCGGGCTTCGGGCAGGGCGCCGCGCTCCAACTGGACCTGGGCGAGGAGCCGGCGGGCCTCCGCGGGGTCTTCGGCGTCCTGCCGGACGCGTTCGATGCGGGTGAGCACGCCCTCGTCGGTGCGCCGTCCGCGCCGCCAGCGCAGCAGTTCGTCGTTGTAGAGGGCGGGCACATGCCGGGGGTCGGCGTCCAGGGCGGCCGCGAACGCCCCGGCCGCCTCGTCCTCGCGGCCCAGGTCGAGCAGGGACAGCGCGCGGTTGTTCAGCTCGTCGGCCCGCAGCTCCGCCGCCTCGGGCACGGACCGCGGGTACGGGGAGCCGGTCCGCGTCTCGTAGATGTCGGTGAGCACATCCGCGATGTCCGCCATGGACGGCGGCCGTCCCGAGGCGTGCGGGCGCAGGCAGCGCCGGAGGAGATGGGCGAGTTCCGGCGGAGCGGCGACCGGATTCGAGGCGTCGGCCAGGAAGTCGTCCAGGGCGAAGCCCGCGACCGAGCCGAACTGCCAGCGCACACCGCCGGTGACCATTTCGAGGACCGAGACCCCGAAACTGTGGACATCGCTGCGCCGCCCCACCGCCCGGCCGGAGAGCTGTTCCGGGGAGGCGTACGCGAGGGTCATTCCGCCGGTCGGGACCAGGACGCTGCCCTCGGGCTCCCAGCCGAGCACGGGTCTGCCTCCCGTGGGAACGGCGTGCTTGGACCGGGCGAGACCGAAATCGGTGATCTTCGCGGTGCCGGCCCGGTCGAGCAGGACGTTGGCCGGCTTCACGTCCTGGTGGACCAGGCCCGCGCGGTGGGCGTGGTCGAGGCCCCGGGCCATCTGCACCGCGATGTCGAGCACCCGGCCGAGGGCCACGTCGGTGCCTCCGGCGTAGAGGCGGCCGTCGCGTATCCATGCGGCGAGGCTGCCCCCGTCGACGTACTCCGCGAACACCCGGGGCACGCCGTCGATCAGCCGCACGTAGTGGCAGGCGCAGACGTTCGGGTGGAGCCCGAGACCCACCCAGGTCTCGGCCTCCCGGACGAACAGCTCCTCGTCCCCCTGGTCCCGGACGACCTCGGACCGCGGACTCTTCACCGCCATGTCGATGCCCCACGCAAGGTGCCGGACCCGGTGGACGACCCCCATACCGCCCCGCCCCAGCTCCCCGAGCACCCGGTACCGCCCGTCGACGGTCGCGCCGAGCTCCCACGCTTCGGGTGTACTCACTGGATCCCCCGGGGTCGTTCCGCCCAACTGAACGACCATCAAAGGCTCTTGGCGGGCCTCGATCAAGGCCGGGGGCGGGACACCTCCGTGGAAGTACGGGTCCGCCCGGCAAAGGCCGCTGCTACGCCTCGAACCGCCCGGCTTCGATCGCTTCGAAGATGTCGGCATCGGTCTCCCGCTGCCACGCCGGCAACGCGTCCCAGTCCGCGACGTACCCGGGCTTCGGCTCCTCGAAGTGCCTGTACATCTGCGCCGTCCAGCACAGGGCGACGAACCGCCCCTTCTGCTCCCGGGAAAGCCGCGCCACGTGCCCGCCGCTCACCTCGACGAACTGCCGCACCTGCGCGTACACCGCCCCGGCCGCCTCCCGCTCCCACTGCGGAGTGTCCTCCCACGGCGTGACGTACCCGGCCTTCGGCTCCCCGGGAAAGCGCCGCCGCACACCGGCGATCCAGCTCTCCCGGAACAACTGCGCACCCTCGGTCTGCGCCATGACCACGCCCCGTCGCATGCAGGGCACGGAGTCTACGGGCGACATATCCGGACCCCGAGGCGCGCGCCAGGCCGACGGCTTCGGTGCCGACGGTGGGAAGACCGTCGGCGCCGAAGGCACGTAAAAGCTCCCCACCACCGCCGACCCGCCCCTACAACACCGGCAGCAGCGCCTTCAGTTCGAACGCCGTGACCTCGCTGCGGTACTCCTCCCACTCACGCTTCTTGTTGCGGAGGAAGAAGTCGAAGACGTGCTCGCCCAGGGTTTCCGCGACCAGTTCGCTCTTTTCCATCAGGGAGATCGCCTCGCCCAGGTTCTGCGGGAGGGGTTCGATTCCCATCGCGCGGCGTTCCGCGTCGGAGAGGGCCCAGACGTCGTCGTCGGCGCCGGCCGGGAGTTCGTAGCCCTCCTCGATGCCCTTGAGGCCGGCGGCGAGGAGGACCGCGTAGGTGAGGTAGGGGTTGGCGCCGGAGTCGATGGAGCGGACCTCGACGCGGGCGGAGCCGGTCTTGCCGGGCTTGTACATCGGGACGCGGATCAGGGCGGAGCGGTTGTTGTGGCCCCAGCAGATGTACGAGGGGGCCTCGCCGCCGGCGCCCGCGGCGCGGGAGGAGCCGCCCCAGATGCGCTTGTAGGAGTTGACCCACTGGTTGGTGACGGCGGAGATCTCCGCGGCGTGGCGGAGGAGGCCCGCGATGAAGGAGCGGCCGACCTTGGAGAGCTGGTACTCCGCGCCGGACTCGTAGAAGGCGTTGCGGTCGCCCTCGAAGAGGGAGAGGTGGGTGTGCATGCCCGAGCCGGGGTACTCCGAGAACGGCTTCGGCATGAACGTCGCCTGCACGCCCTGCTCCAGCGCGACCTGCTTCATGACCAGGCGGAAGGTCATGATGTTGTCGGCGGTGGAGAGCGCGTCCGCGTACCGCAGGTCGATCTCCTGCTGGCCGGGCGCGCCCTCGTGGTGGCTGAACTCGACCGAGATGCCCATGGATTCGAGCATGGTGATCGCCTGGCGGCGGAAGTCCATGCCGACGTTCTGCGGGGTGTGGTCGAAGTAGCCGGAGCTGTCGGCCGGGGTGGGCCGGGTGCCGTCGACCGGCTTGTCCTTCAGCAGGAAGAACTCGATCTCGGGGTGGGTGTAGAAGGTGAAGCCCAGGTCCGAGGTCTTGGCCAGGATCCGCTTGAGCACGAAGCGCGGGTCGGCGAAGGAGGGCGAGCCGTCCGGCATCAGGATGTCGCAGAACATCCGGGCCGTGCCCGGTGCCTCCGCGCGCCACGGCAGGATCTGGAACGTCCCCGGGTCCGGCTTGGCGATCATGTCCGACTCGTACACGCGGGCGAAGCCCTCGATCGCGGAGCCGTCGAAGCCGATGCCCTCGTCGAACGCCTGCTCAAGCTCCGCGGGGGCGACGGCCACGGACTTGAGGTAACCGAGCACATCGGTGAACCACAGCCGTACGAACCGGATGTCGCGCTCCTCAAGGGTCCTGAGGACGAATTCCTGCTGCTTGTCCATAGCCACATCCTTGCAGTTCAGACGGTCCGTGCTCCACCTCCCGGGGCTGGGGAGAGACTCCAGTATCACGACCCCGGATTTCCCCCAGATTACGCACCCGACGTGACATGGAGCACGCGGCCACCCACTACGATCGGCGCCCGTGGTGCGCACGGGCCCCCACCGCCTCGTCACCGGCCCGCACGCCCCGGTTCGCCCCGCCCGGCCCGCCCCCTCATCGCCCCTTCCCCGAAGGACCCACGACATGAGTTACGACCGCAGGACCCGCATAGAGCAGATGCGCAACGCCGACCGCGCGCGGGACCGCCGCAACCGGGTGCTGGCCGTGAGCCTGAGCGCCGTCGTCGTCGCCGGGCTCGTCACCTTCGGTTCGTACACGATCCTCAACAAGTCGGACGACACGTCCTCGAACAGTTCGATGACCGACGACGGGAAGGGCGGGACCCCGTCCGCCGGCGAGACGGACAAGGATCTCGCCACCGGGCCCATCGAGGGCGAGAAGTCCTGGGACGCGAAGAAGCTGACCCGCAACCATGTCACCGAGAACGTCGACTACCCGATGAAGCCCCCGGTCGGCGGTGACCACAGCCCGGTCTGGATGAACTGCGACGGCGAGGTCTACAAGAAGGCCGTCCCCGACGTGAACGCCGTGCACGCCCTGGAGCACGGTTCGGTCTGGGTGACGTACACCGACAAGGCGCCCGCCGCCGATGTCGACAAGCTCGCCGACCGGGTCTCGAAGACGCCGTACTCGCTGATGAGCCCCTACAAGGACCAGGCCGGGGCGATCATGCTGACCGCCTGGGGCAAGCAGGTCACCGTGGACAGCGCGGACGACCCGCGAGTGGCGCAGTTCTTCGCCCATTACGTGCAGGGGCCGCAGACGCCCGAGCCGGGCGCCGCCTGCACGGGCGGGCTCGACGGCTCGTGATCCGGGCCCTCCGAGCGAGGTGCCCGAAAAGTTCCCTCGTACCGTAAATGCACCCGAATGGGCTATAGCGGTCGCGTCCCCCGAACGGGCCCATGACGATGGGTTCGCTCGGGGATGTACGTACGGCCGCCCCTCGGTACGCAGGAGGAATCCCCCATGACCACCGCCAAGGACATCATGCACACCGGCGCCACCTGGATTCCGGCGCACGAGACCCTCGACCGCGCCGCCCAGCTGATGCGCGAGCACCACGTCGGCGCGCTGCCCATCTCGGCCAGTGGCGAGGACGACCGGATGATCGGCATCCTCACCGACCGCGACATCGTGGTCGGCTGCGTGGCGGAGGGCCGGGACCCGGCCAAGGTCACGGCGGGCGACCTCGCCCAGGGCACGCCCCGCTGGATCGACGCGGACGCGGATGTGGAGGCGGTGCTGGAGGAGATGCAGAGCCACCAGATCCGCCGGCTCCCGGTCGTCGAGGACAAGAAGCTGGTCGGCATGATCAGCGAGGCCGACCTCGCCCGGCACCTCTCCGACGACCAGATCGCCGACTGGGCGGAGAAGGTCTACTCGCGGACCGCCACCGGCTGACCGGCTGCGGGGAATCGTTCTTTCGCACGGCCCGCCGGGACATCGCGTCAGTCAGACGATTAGAGTGGGGCGCGTGCCTCAACTACGCCTCGCACTGAATCAGATCGACTCGACCGTCGGCGACCTCGCCGGCAACACCGAGGCGATCGTCCACTGGACCCGGCACTCCGCCGAACAGGGCGCCCACTTCGTGGCGTTCCCCGAGATGGTGCTGACCGGCTACCCCGTCGAGGACCTGGCCCTGCGGTCGTCCTTCGTCGAGGCCTCGCGCGACGCGCTGCGCGCGCTCGCGGCCCGGCTCGACGCGGAGGGCTTCGGGGAGATCCCCGTTCTCGTCGGCTACCTCGACCGCTCGGAGTTCGCCGCGGAGCGCTACGGCCAGCCGGCCGGCTCGCCGCGCAACGCGGCCGCGGTGCTGCACCGCGGCGGGATCGCGCTGAACTTCGCCAAGCACCACCTGCCCAACTACGGCGTCTTCGACGAGTTCCGCTACTTCGTGCCGGGCGACTCGATGCCCGTCGTCCGCGTGCACGGCATCGATGTGGCGCTCGCGATCTGCGAGGACCTCTGGCAGGACGGCGGCCGTGTCCCGGCCGCGCGCGCCGCCGGGGCCGGGCTGCTGCTGTCGGTCAACGCCTCGCCGTACGAGCGGGACAAGGACGACACCCGGCTGGAACTGGTCCGCAAGCGTGCCCGTGAGGCCGGCTGCACGACCGCCTACCTCGCGATGATCGGCGGCCAGGACGAGCTGGTCTTCGACGGCGACTCGATCGTCGTCGACCGGGAGGGCGAGGTCATCGCCCGCGCCCCGCAGTTCGCCGAGGGCAGCGTGATCCTGGATCTGGAGCTGCCCGCCGCCCCGGCCGAGGCGCCGTCCGGCGTGGTCGACGACGGTCTGCGGATCGACCATGTGGTCCTCTCCGAGGAGCCGCTGCCGGCGTACGAGGCGGAGCTCGCCGGGGGTTACGCGGACCGGCTGGACGACGACGAGGAGCTGTACACGGCCCTCGTGGTGGGGCTGCGGGCCTACGCCGCGAAGAACGGCTTCACCAGCGTGCTCATCGGGCTCTCCGGCGGCATCGACTCGGCGCTGGTCGCCGCCATCGCCTGCGACGCGCTGGGTGCGCAGCAGGTGTACGGGGTCTCGATGCCGTCCAAGTACTCCTCGGACCACTCCAAGGGCGACGCGGCCGAGCTGGCCCGGCGCACCGGGCTGAACTTCCGGACCGTCCCGATCGAGCCGATGTTCGACGCGTACATGGGGTCGCTGGGGCTCACCGGGCTGGCCGAGGAGAACCTCCAGTCGCGGCTGCGCGGCACGATGCTGATGGCCATCTCCAACCAGGAGGGCCAGATCGTCCTGGCCCCGGGCAACAAGTCGGAACTGGCGGTCGGCTACTCGACGCTGTACGGGGACTCCGTCGGTGCGTACGGGCCGATCAAGGACGTGTACAAGACGTCCGTCTTCCGGCTGGCCAAGTGGCGCAACCGGGCCGCCGAGGAGCGGGGGCAGACCCCGCCGATCCCGGAGGCGTCCATCACGAAGCCGCCGAGCGCGGAGCTGCGGCCGGGCCAGGTGGACACGGACTCGCTGCCGGACTACGACGTGCTCGACCGCATCCTGGAGATGTACGTCGACCGGGACCAGGGGCTCGAAGCGATCGTCGCGGCCGGGTTCGACCGGGCGCTGGTGGCGAAGACGCTGCGGATGGTGGATACGGCGGAGTACAAGCGGCGGCAGTATCCGCCGGGGACGAAGATCTCGCCGAAGGGGTTCGGGAAGGACCGGCGGCTGCCGATCACGAATCGTTGGCGCGAGGCCGGCTGAAGCCGGCGGGTCCCTGATACGCGAGCCCGTCCGGGGCTGGGGGTTTGTCCTCAAGCGCCGGACGGGCTTGGTTTTGGCCGGGCTCCGGTCAGGAACTGCGGCCCGAGCCGGCCGAGGGGTTGTCCTCAAGCGCCGGACGGGCTGGATGTGGCCGGGCTCCGGTCAAAAACTGCGGCCCGAGCCGGCCGAGGTCTTGTCCTCAAGCGCCGGACGGGCTTGGTTTTGGCCCGGCTCCGGTCAAGAGGTGCGGTCCGTCGTGGCCGGCGTTCTGTCCTCAAGCGCCGGACGGGCTTGGTTCTGGCTCGCCACCACCTTCGATGTGCCGCTCTCGCGGTCCAGTGCGCCCGCCGTCACCGCGATGGCCAGGCCCGCCACCGCCAGGGCCGCGCCGACGACGGCCGGGGACGTCCAGCCCCAGCCTGCCGCGATGGCCGTGCCGCCGAGCCACGCGCCGCCCGCGTTGGCCAGGTTGAACGCGGAGTGGTTGGAGGCGGAGGCCAGGGTCGGGGCGTCCTTCGCCTTGTTCATCACGAGCATCTGGAGCGGCGTGGTGGTCATAAAGCCCACCGCGCCCAGCAGCACCACCATCACCAGCGCCGCCCACTTCACGTGCGCGGCCAGCGGGAAGACGGCCAGGACGACGGCGAGGGCGCCCAGTGACCCGTAGAGCGTCGGGCGCAGGGCGCGGTCCGTGAGCGGGCCCGCGGCGAGCGCGCCCAGGGTCATGCCGATACCGAAGAGCGCCAGGACCGGGGTCACCGCGGACTCACCGAAGCCCATGGCCTTCGTGGTCATCGCCGAGAGGTAGGAGTAGACGGCGAACACGCCGGCGAAGCCGAAGACGGCGGTGAGGAGGCCGAGCAGGACCTGCCGGTTGCCCATCGCGCGGACCTCGTGGCGGACGTCCTGCCGGGCCTCGACGGGGATCTGCGGGACGAGGCGGGCGAGGGCCGCCATCGCGCAGACGCCGATGGCCGCGACGACCAGGAAGGTGGCCCGCCAGCCGAGGTGCTGGCCGAGCAGGGTGGCCGCCGGTACGCCGACGATGTTGGCGACGGTCAGGCCGAGGAACATCGTGGCGACGGCCCGTGCCCGGCGCCCCTCGGGCACGAGCCGGGAGGCGACGACGGCCCCGACGCCGAAGAACGCCCCGTGCGGCAGCCCGGCCAGCAGGCGGCCCGCGAGCAGCCAGCCGAAGCCGGGGGCGAGCGCGGAGGCGAGGTTGCCGACGGTGAACAGGGCCATCAGCAGCAGGAGCATCCGCTTGCGCGGGACGCGGGAACCGAGGGCGGTGAGCAGCGGGGCGCCGAGGACCACCCCGATCGCGTACGCCGACACCAGGTAGCCGGCGGTGGGGACGGAGGTGCCGAGGTCGTCCGCGACGTTGGGCAGCAGGCCCATCATCACGAACTCGGTGGTGCCGATGCCGAAGGCGCTCACAGCCAGCGCGAGCAGGGCCAGGGGCATGAGGAGAGACCTTTCCGCTTCAGGGCCCCCGGCCGCGGCCCGGCGGGGCCCGGTCGGGGCCCGCGGGTGCGGAGGGGCGGGAGGGCACGTGGTCGTACGCGCGCCCGCGCGGTCCGCCGGGTGGGCGGTGCGCACGGCGGCGGACCGGCTTCATCGCCGGCGACCTTGTTCCCGTACGAAACAAAGTCTCTCAGAGGATGGGCTCGCTCCGGTAAACGGCTCGTCGCGTCAGAGTGCGACGCGGGCGGCGATCGGGAGGTGGTCGCTGCCGGTGGCGGGGAGCGTCCAGGACGACATCGGTTCGACGCCCTTGACCATGATCTGGTCGATGCGGGCCATCGGGAACTTCGCGGGCCAGCTGAATCCGAAGCCGTCGCCGGCGGCGCCCTGGGTGGAGCGCATCTGGGAGGTGACCCCCTTGAGCGCGCGGTCGTTCATCGTCCCGTTGAGGTCGCCGAGCAGGGCGACGCGGGCGAGCGGCTCGTGGGAGATGGCCTTGCCGAGCGCGTCGGCGCTCTGGTCGCGCTGGTTGGCGGTGAAGCCGGCGTGCAGCTTGACCCGTACGGACGGCAGGTGCGCCACGTAGACCGCGAGGGGGCCCTTCGGTGTCGCGACGGTGGTGCGCATGGCGCGGACCCAGCCCATCTTGAGGTCCACCGGCCGGGTGTCGCTCAGCGGGTACTTGCTCCACAGGCCGACGGTGCCCTGGACGGAGTGGTAGCGGAAACGGCCGGCGAGCGCCTTCTCGTACGCCGCCACCTTGCCGGCGGGCAGCTCCTGGAGGGCGACGACGTCCGCGCCGGAGCCCGCGACCTGGTCGGCGGTGGCGGCGGGGTCCGGGTTGTCCGCGTTGACGTTGTGGGTGGCGACCGTGAGATCGCCGCCGCTGCCCGACTTGTCGGTGAACAGGCCGCCGAACATGTTGAGCCAGACCACCACCGGCAGCAGCAGCGCCACCAGGGCGGTCCCCGAGCGGCGCACCAGGCCCAGGACGAGCAGCACCGGGACGAGCAGGCCGAACCAGGGCAGGAATGTCTCGGTGAGGCTGCCCAGGTTGCCGATGGTGTTCGGGATCTGGGCGTGGAAGGCCATCACGAGGGTCAGCAGGACGGACCAGCAGGCCAGGAGGATGCCGCGCCGCCAGGTGCCCGGGTCCCTCAGGAGCCGGGTGAATCTGTCGCGCAGGTCCCGGAAGCGGGAGCCGGAGCGCTGCGGCCCCACGCCGTTCCCGGTGTCCGCCCTGTACGCCTGCACCATCGCGCTGTCCTCACTGCCTTGCCGTACACATCGCCGCGCCCCCGACCCTAGGGGATGCGCGATGCCTTTCATGCCGCCCGGGGCGGCCGTACTGCCACGAGGACGTGGCGGGCGGCTCCGGCAGTTCCGGTGGCAGGGGGAAACGCGGGGGTCTGTGACGGAACGCGCACACTCGCGCGTGCCCGGCGCGTCAGCCCCGGCCTGCGGCTTCCCTCTCCGGGGCGGCGGCGGCCCGCCGGGGTGCGAGGCCTTCGATCGCCAGCGTGATGATGCGGTCGGCGAGATCGTCGGGCAGCGGCGCGTCGGGCCGGTGGATGGTGCGTACGAGCATGGGGCCGAGGAACAGGTCGTCCATCAGCTCCACGTCCGTGTCGTCGCGCAGCTCGCCCGCCTCGACGGCGCGCCGGACGGCGGCGACCATGGCGAGCCGGCGGGGGGCTATCACGGTGCACTGGTACTCGTGCCAGAGCTTGGGATGGCTCTTCATCTGCGCGAACACGTTGTGCAGCAGGACCGAGGAGCGCTGGGCGAGACCGCGCGTGCGCATCGACTCCAGCAGGACGCGCAGGTCGCGCAGGCCGCCGGTGCCGGAGACCTCCGGTTCCGGGGGCTCGATGGCGCGCAGCACGTCGACGAAGAGCTCCTCCTTGCCGGCCCAGCGCCGGTAGATGGTGGCCTTGCCGACGCCGGCGGTGCGGGCGATGCGCTCGATGGAGAGGGCGGCGAGGGGTTCACCGGCCTCCAGCAGCTCCACGACGGCGTCCAGGATCGCCGCCTCGGCGGCGGCGCTGCGCGGCCGTCCCCGGCGCGGCTCGGAGTCGTCACCGGGTTCCGGGGCACCCGCTCCGGGGCCGGGAACCTCGCCGGAGTGCTCGTCCGGTGCCTGATCCTGCACGTGAAACCACCTTTCGCCGTCTCCGATTCTCGCCGACGCGGAAGGAGGCCGGCCCCACGGGTGAACCGGGCCGCGCGGGGCGGCCCGGTTCACCCGGAAGGTTCGGCCTTACGGGGCCGGTGTCATCGGCCGGCTGTCATCGTCCGGCGCCCGCCTTCGCGGGGCTCTCCTCACCGCGTACGGGCTGCTGCCCGGCCGGTTCGCGGCCCGGCAGCCACAGGGCGACCACGAGCGTGCCGATCAGGGCGACGGCGGCCGAGCCGAGGGCCGTGACGTGCATGGCGCTCATGAACGCGTCGTGGGCGGCGCCGACCAGCGGGGCGCCCTGGGGGCCCAGCTTCTCGGCGACGGCGAGGGTGGCCTCGATGGACTCCCCCGCCGCGTGCCGGGCCCCGGCGGGCAGCGCGCCGAGGTGGTCCTCGATGTCACTGCGGTAGACGGTGGACAGCACCGAGCCGAGCACGGCGATCCCGAGTGCGCCGCCGACCTGGCGGAACGTGTTGTTGACGGCCGAGCCGGAGCCGGCCTTCTCGCGCGGCAGGGCCTGCATCACGGCGACGGTGACCGGCGGCATGACGTGGGCCATACCGGTGCCCTGGACGAAGAAGACGACGCACATGACCCAGACGGGCGTGCCGGCGTCGAACAGGGCGAACGCGGCCAGGCCGACGGCGACGGCGAGCATGCCGGCGGTGCAGACGGCACGGGCGCCGAAGCGGGCGACGACGATCCGGGCGCGGGGCGCGAAGAGCATCTGCGCCACGGCCAGCGGCAGGATC is a genomic window of Streptomyces sp. NBC_00708 containing:
- a CDS encoding protein kinase; translation: MSTPEAWELGATVDGRYRVLGELGRGGMGVVHRVRHLAWGIDMAVKSPRSEVVRDQGDEELFVREAETWVGLGLHPNVCACHYVRLIDGVPRVFAEYVDGGSLAAWIRDGRLYAGGTDVALGRVLDIAVQMARGLDHAHRAGLVHQDVKPANVLLDRAGTAKITDFGLARSKHAVPTGGRPVLGWEPEGSVLVPTGGMTLAYASPEQLSGRAVGRRSDVHSFGVSVLEMVTGGVRWQFGSVAGFALDDFLADASNPVAAPPELAHLLRRCLRPHASGRPPSMADIADVLTDIYETRTGSPYPRSVPEAAELRADELNNRALSLLDLGREDEAAGAFAAALDADPRHVPALYNDELLRWRRGRRTDEGVLTRIERVRQDAEDPAEARRLLAQVQLERGALPEARALLEELVRERPDDREAASALDAARSGAVAHAGPAEVRHLPVPVRLRDTLAGLPPKKWRQESLPTALANDARLALTGCPDGALRLWDVRNGRCVKTLRGHHREVEAVDLTPDGRHALSQGADGVVRYWNLSRGFLARPVTGNPLHQGEPRPLDTARPPRVPREPERHSVRLTPDGRTAVAVDRHGTVRVWDTRGGGLRATLPGHLDGGGVAVTPDGNRVITTLWEKDAVSVPEERRDFAALVRDVPSGRRLHALTGHRTMPGVLCVSADGRQAVTSTFDTLMLWDLDTGRRLRTFTGAPGTTVAVLSPDGRLLASSGHAYTGVRLWETETGRCLRTYRGYEREVGAVAFIDGGRTLVSASADRTVRTWSLPGGYVSPPRLSEPRRHAEVSRLGTRVDTLLTEAEEARAAGRYDLALAHLEAARATTGYERAPRVMAAWGELARRTRRTRLRGAWPVREFTHPGAKSGSVALSADGRLAATGSWDETARLWDVETGSLTREFTGHTRHVLDVRLSDDRSRLLTADSAGAVRLWRTDTGECLRTLTFGERVPFGVERPVSVCFLPGSHRALIGTTSAVLWWNPHDDRIERTMETPGDRHGQKIVAAAPDGRTLAVAGRAGTDLLATDGTVLHRLTDPRAHRSVQHWQPAQLCFAQGGRRLLVAGGMGVDVDTVRVWDVATGTAVREFGGPNACRHLAVTDDGDFALSGGFASQALAWDVPTGRRLRAFDAHAGTSTVAGLAMTPDARLAVVRSMDGVLRVWQLDWELEAPDAPADSPPGR
- the glnA gene encoding type I glutamate--ammonia ligase — its product is MDKQQEFVLRTLEERDIRFVRLWFTDVLGYLKSVAVAPAELEQAFDEGIGFDGSAIEGFARVYESDMIAKPDPGTFQILPWRAEAPGTARMFCDILMPDGSPSFADPRFVLKRILAKTSDLGFTFYTHPEIEFFLLKDKPVDGTRPTPADSSGYFDHTPQNVGMDFRRQAITMLESMGISVEFSHHEGAPGQQEIDLRYADALSTADNIMTFRLVMKQVALEQGVQATFMPKPFSEYPGSGMHTHLSLFEGDRNAFYESGAEYQLSKVGRSFIAGLLRHAAEISAVTNQWVNSYKRIWGGSSRAAGAGGEAPSYICWGHNNRSALIRVPMYKPGKTGSARVEVRSIDSGANPYLTYAVLLAAGLKGIEEGYELPAGADDDVWALSDAERRAMGIEPLPQNLGEAISLMEKSELVAETLGEHVFDFFLRNKKREWEEYRSEVTAFELKALLPVL
- a CDS encoding DUF3105 domain-containing protein, whose translation is MSYDRRTRIEQMRNADRARDRRNRVLAVSLSAVVVAGLVTFGSYTILNKSDDTSSNSSMTDDGKGGTPSAGETDKDLATGPIEGEKSWDAKKLTRNHVTENVDYPMKPPVGGDHSPVWMNCDGEVYKKAVPDVNAVHALEHGSVWVTYTDKAPAADVDKLADRVSKTPYSLMSPYKDQAGAIMLTAWGKQVTVDSADDPRVAQFFAHYVQGPQTPEPGAACTGGLDGS
- a CDS encoding CBS domain-containing protein, which translates into the protein MTTAKDIMHTGATWIPAHETLDRAAQLMREHHVGALPISASGEDDRMIGILTDRDIVVGCVAEGRDPAKVTAGDLAQGTPRWIDADADVEAVLEEMQSHQIRRLPVVEDKKLVGMISEADLARHLSDDQIADWAEKVYSRTATG
- a CDS encoding NAD+ synthase; this translates as MPQLRLALNQIDSTVGDLAGNTEAIVHWTRHSAEQGAHFVAFPEMVLTGYPVEDLALRSSFVEASRDALRALAARLDAEGFGEIPVLVGYLDRSEFAAERYGQPAGSPRNAAAVLHRGGIALNFAKHHLPNYGVFDEFRYFVPGDSMPVVRVHGIDVALAICEDLWQDGGRVPAARAAGAGLLLSVNASPYERDKDDTRLELVRKRAREAGCTTAYLAMIGGQDELVFDGDSIVVDREGEVIARAPQFAEGSVILDLELPAAPAEAPSGVVDDGLRIDHVVLSEEPLPAYEAELAGGYADRLDDDEELYTALVVGLRAYAAKNGFTSVLIGLSGGIDSALVAAIACDALGAQQVYGVSMPSKYSSDHSKGDAAELARRTGLNFRTVPIEPMFDAYMGSLGLTGLAEENLQSRLRGTMLMAISNQEGQIVLAPGNKSELAVGYSTLYGDSVGAYGPIKDVYKTSVFRLAKWRNRAAEERGQTPPIPEASITKPPSAELRPGQVDTDSLPDYDVLDRILEMYVDRDQGLEAIVAAGFDRALVAKTLRMVDTAEYKRRQYPPGTKISPKGFGKDRRLPITNRWREAG
- a CDS encoding MFS transporter, which gives rise to MPLALLALAVSAFGIGTTEFVMMGLLPNVADDLGTSVPTAGYLVSAYAIGVVLGAPLLTALGSRVPRKRMLLLLMALFTVGNLASALAPGFGWLLAGRLLAGLPHGAFFGVGAVVASRLVPEGRRARAVATMFLGLTVANIVGVPAATLLGQHLGWRATFLVVAAIGVCAMAALARLVPQIPVEARQDVRHEVRAMGNRQVLLGLLTAVFGFAGVFAVYSYLSAMTTKAMGFGESAVTPVLALFGIGMTLGALAAGPLTDRALRPTLYGSLGALAVVLAVFPLAAHVKWAALVMVVLLGAVGFMTTTPLQMLVMNKAKDAPTLASASNHSAFNLANAGGAWLGGTAIAAGWGWTSPAVVGAALAVAGLAIAVTAGALDRESGTSKVVASQNQARPALEDRTPATTDRTS
- a CDS encoding endonuclease/exonuclease/phosphatase family protein, with the protein product MVQAYRADTGNGVGPQRSGSRFRDLRDRFTRLLRDPGTWRRGILLACWSVLLTLVMAFHAQIPNTIGNLGSLTETFLPWFGLLVPVLLVLGLVRRSGTALVALLLPVVVWLNMFGGLFTDKSGSGGDLTVATHNVNADNPDPAATADQVAGSGADVVALQELPAGKVAAYEKALAGRFRYHSVQGTVGLWSKYPLSDTRPVDLKMGWVRAMRTTVATPKGPLAVYVAHLPSVRVKLHAGFTANQRDQSADALGKAISHEPLARVALLGDLNGTMNDRALKGVTSQMRSTQGAAGDGFGFSWPAKFPMARIDQIMVKGVEPMSSWTLPATGSDHLPIAARVAL
- a CDS encoding TetR/AcrR family transcriptional regulator, whose amino-acid sequence is MQDQAPDEHSGEVPGPGAGAPEPGDDSEPRRGRPRSAAAEAAILDAVVELLEAGEPLAALSIERIARTAGVGKATIYRRWAGKEELFVDVLRAIEPPEPEVSGTGGLRDLRVLLESMRTRGLAQRSSVLLHNVFAQMKSHPKLWHEYQCTVIAPRRLAMVAAVRRAVEAGELRDDTDVELMDDLFLGPMLVRTIHRPDAPLPDDLADRIITLAIEGLAPRRAAAAPEREAAGRG